One segment of Theobroma cacao cultivar B97-61/B2 chromosome 9, Criollo_cocoa_genome_V2, whole genome shotgun sequence DNA contains the following:
- the LOC18589935 gene encoding anaphase-promoting complex subunit 11, which produces MAFDGCCSDCKLPGDDCPLIWGACNHAFHLHCILKWVNSQTSQAHCPMCRREWQFKG; this is translated from the exons ATGGCCTTTGATGGTTGCTGTTCTGACTGTAAACTCCCTGGTGATGATTGCCCATTGA TTTGGGGTGCATGTAACCATGCTTTCCATCTTCATTGCATCTTGAAATGGGTGAATTCACAGACTTCTCAAGCACATTGTCCCATGTGCCGTAGAGAGTGGCAGTTCAAAGGATAa